AGGCGGGCGTCGTCGGCGCGGGCGGATCGCAGACCTTCGAGTTCGAGGCCGGGGCCGCGGGCTCGGGGAGACTGAAGCTCGAGTACCGCCGACCCTGGGAGAAGGACGTGCCGGCCGAGAAGACGTGGAGCGTCACCCTCACCGTCACTGAGCCCTGACGTCCTCGTCCGTCTCGACACGCTCTACGGTCCCGGAGTGCTCGCGCGGGTTCACGGCGCGGATCAGCGCGACGATGCCCCACGCGATCAGCGCGTAGACGGCGATCGCGACGATAGCGCTCCATTCGAAGACGGCCCCCGACACGCGTGCCGTGCCGAAGATCGTGACGAACGGCGCCATGAGGACATCGGACACCCCGTACATCATGCGAACGAATCCCGCGCTGCTGTTGGCGCCCAGCATCTTGAGGACGAAGCGGATGGCGATCAGCACCTCGATCACGCCGAAGACGAACCACACCACTCGCGATACCACCGCTTCGATCGGCGCGCGGACCTCGGTATGGACCTGACTGCGACGATCGGTCGAAGCTGCACCTGCGTTCGACATGGAGTGCTCCCTTCTTGCGTCCTCGGACTCAGCGCCGAAGCGCGCGTGCGATCACGAGAATGACCACGGCGCCAACGGTCGCGACCACGATCGACCAGACGTTCAAGCCGTTGACCCCGCCGAACCCGAACAGACTCATCACGAAGCCGCCGACGAAAGCTCCGATGACACCTAGGAGGACCGCCAGCAGACATCCAGAGCGCCCGTCGCCCATCAGCGACTGAGCAAGCAGTCCGGCGAGCCCACCCACGACGATCCAACTCAGCAGTCCCATCCTGCGTCTCCTCTCCGGTCCGTGGGACTCTTCTTACCCGATCCGGGCGCACGGCACCCCGACGTCGCGGATTTCCAAGAGGTTCCAGTCCCGGGCGTTCGGGTATACAGAAGTGCGGGCTGGACGGCGCGAGTGGTTCGTCGCC
This genomic interval from Coriobacteriia bacterium contains the following:
- a CDS encoding GlsB/YeaQ/YmgE family stress response membrane protein, which translates into the protein MGLLSWIVVGGLAGLLAQSLMGDGRSGCLLAVLLGVIGAFVGGFVMSLFGFGGVNGLNVWSIVVATVGAVVILVIARALRR